From the Alloalcanivorax dieselolei B5 genome, one window contains:
- the narH gene encoding nitrate reductase subunit beta produces the protein MTIRSQVGMVLNLDKCIGCHTCSVTCKNVWTSREGVEYAWFNNVETKPGIGYPKEWENQNKWKGGWLRRKDGRIEPRIGGKWRVLANLFANPDLPEIDDYYEPFDFDYEHLHQAKPGKHQPVARPRSLISGERMKKIEWGPNWEEILGTEFARRRKDSNFDQIQADIYGQFENTFMMYLPRLCEHCLNPTCVASCPSGAIYKREEDGIVLIDQDKCRGWRMCVSGCPYKKIYYNWKSGKSEKCIFCFPRIEAGEPTVCSETCVGRIRYLGVLLYDADRIKEVAESPDERDLYHRQRDIFLDPHDPDVIERARADGIPDNVIAAAQASPVYKLAVDWQLALPLHPEYRTLPMVWYVPPLSPIQSAAEAGDLEFDGVLPKIESLRIPVKYLANMLTAGEEEPVVLALKRLLAMRLYMRGKQVDGETDTTVLDQVGLSEAQVMEMYRYLAIANYEDRFVIPTSHRELAREAFPERGGCGFTFGNGCQGGDDDTSLFGGRKQTATLVKPQRFEPDQQETRHD, from the coding sequence ATGACTATTCGATCCCAGGTCGGCATGGTTCTCAATCTGGACAAGTGCATTGGCTGCCACACCTGCTCGGTGACCTGCAAGAACGTCTGGACCAGCCGCGAGGGCGTGGAATACGCCTGGTTCAACAACGTGGAAACCAAGCCCGGCATTGGCTACCCCAAGGAATGGGAGAACCAGAACAAATGGAAAGGTGGCTGGCTGCGTCGCAAGGACGGCCGCATCGAACCACGCATCGGAGGCAAGTGGCGGGTGCTGGCCAATCTGTTCGCCAATCCGGACCTGCCGGAAATCGACGATTACTACGAGCCTTTCGACTTCGACTATGAGCATCTCCACCAGGCCAAGCCTGGCAAGCATCAACCGGTGGCGCGGCCGCGCTCGCTGATTTCCGGCGAGCGTATGAAGAAGATCGAATGGGGCCCCAACTGGGAGGAGATTCTCGGCACCGAGTTCGCCCGGCGCCGCAAGGACAGCAACTTCGATCAGATACAAGCGGACATCTACGGGCAGTTTGAAAACACTTTCATGATGTATTTGCCGCGTCTGTGCGAGCACTGTCTCAACCCGACCTGCGTGGCTTCCTGTCCCAGCGGTGCCATCTATAAACGTGAGGAGGACGGTATCGTCCTGATCGACCAGGACAAATGCCGGGGCTGGCGCATGTGTGTATCCGGCTGCCCGTACAAGAAAATCTATTACAACTGGAAAAGCGGCAAATCGGAAAAATGCATTTTCTGTTTCCCGCGAATCGAGGCCGGAGAGCCCACCGTGTGTTCGGAAACCTGCGTCGGACGGATCCGTTATCTGGGCGTGCTGCTGTACGACGCGGACCGCATCAAGGAAGTGGCGGAAAGCCCGGATGAGCGGGATCTGTACCACCGCCAACGGGACATCTTTCTCGATCCCCATGACCCGGACGTTATCGAACGGGCCCGAGCCGATGGCATTCCCGATAACGTGATCGCCGCCGCCCAGGCCTCGCCGGTGTACAAGCTGGCAGTGGACTGGCAGCTGGCGCTGCCGCTGCATCCGGAGTATCGCACCCTGCCCATGGTCTGGTATGTGCCGCCACTGTCGCCGATCCAGTCCGCCGCCGAGGCGGGCGATCTGGAATTCGACGGTGTGCTGCCTAAGATCGAATCCCTGCGCATCCCGGTTAAGTATCTGGCCAATATGCTCACCGCCGGCGAGGAAGAACCGGTGGTGCTGGCGTTGAAGCGGTTACTCGCCATGCGCCTGTATATGCGCGGCAAGCAGGTTGATGGCGAAACCGATACCACCGTGCTCGACCAGGTGGGTCTCAGCGAAGCCCAGGTCATGGAAATGTACCGCTATCTGGCCATCGCCAACTACGAAGATCGTTTTGTCATCCCCACCAGCCATCGCGAACTGGCCCGCGAGGCGTTTCCGGAACGCGGCGGCTGTGGCTTCACCTTCGGCAATGGTTGTCAGGGCGGCGACGACGATACCAGTCTGTTCGGCGGGCGCAAGCAGACCGCCACCCTGGTAAAACCGCAGCGTTTCGAACCGGATCAGCAGGAGACCCGTCATGACTGA
- the narJ gene encoding nitrate reductase molybdenum cofactor assembly chaperone, translating to MTEITQRSLRALARLLEYPEATLQQATPELVDALNAERRWTLSMRDRLGQWCERIGAADLLDLQAEYVALFDRGRATSLLLFEHVHGESRDRGQAMVDLLDHYRQAGFQLEARELPDYLPLFLEFLSTRREAEIGRWLGEVRAILARLAARLESREAPQALAVTALLALIGAESEIQAHRPEVSREAPDHTPQALDAVWEEEAVRFSAESDQDCQLQSAQGRHQTRQRQRAEEQPVRFVPPTAAAASGRAKE from the coding sequence ATGACTGAGATCACTCAAAGGAGCCTGCGTGCCCTCGCCCGCCTGCTGGAGTATCCCGAAGCTACTTTGCAACAGGCGACACCGGAGCTGGTCGACGCCCTGAACGCGGAACGACGCTGGACCCTGTCGATGCGAGACCGGCTTGGCCAATGGTGCGAACGGATTGGCGCCGCCGATTTGCTGGATCTGCAGGCCGAATACGTGGCCCTGTTCGACCGTGGCCGCGCTACTTCACTGCTGCTGTTCGAGCATGTCCATGGTGAATCCCGGGACCGGGGCCAGGCCATGGTGGATTTGCTTGATCACTACCGGCAGGCCGGCTTTCAGTTGGAAGCGCGGGAATTACCCGATTATCTGCCCCTGTTTCTGGAGTTTCTGTCGACCCGCCGGGAAGCGGAAATCGGCCGCTGGCTCGGTGAAGTCCGCGCCATTCTCGCCCGGCTGGCGGCACGGTTGGAAAGCCGGGAGGCGCCCCAGGCCCTGGCCGTCACCGCTTTGCTGGCTCTGATCGGCGCGGAATCGGAAATCCAGGCGCATCGGCCCGAGGTATCCCGGGAAGCACCGGACCACACTCCCCAGGCCCTGGACGCGGTGTGGGAAGAGGAAGCGGTGCGGTTCTCCGCCGAATCCGATCAGGACTGTCAGTTGCAATCCGCCCAAGGCCGTCACCAGACCCGGCAACGGCAACGGGCCGAGGAGCAACCGGTACGTTTCGTCCCACCCACAGCGGCGGCCGCCAGCGGTCGCGCCAAGGAGTGA
- the narI gene encoding respiratory nitrate reductase subunit gamma codes for MASLSHHLHILLFGIYPYIAVSVFLVGSLIRFDHGQYTWKTGSSQILSSRHMRLASNCFHIGILVIFFGHLVGLLTPHWAYAWIISAGAKQIMAILVGGIAGVLCFIGGVMLLWRRLFNPRVRASSSAMDTFIIALLVVQVTLGLATIGPALGHLDGGLMLQLAHWAQAIAFFQGGAAAYLEGVGWIYKVHIFIGLTIFLVFPFSRLVHVWSLPLGYLFRRYQIVRRRA; via the coding sequence ATGGCATCCTTGTCGCATCATCTGCACATATTGCTGTTCGGCATTTATCCGTATATCGCCGTCAGCGTGTTTCTGGTGGGTAGCCTGATCCGCTTCGATCATGGCCAGTACACCTGGAAAACCGGCTCCAGCCAGATACTGTCGTCACGGCACATGCGGCTGGCCAGCAACTGTTTCCACATCGGTATTCTGGTGATTTTCTTCGGCCATCTGGTGGGGCTGCTGACGCCGCACTGGGCCTACGCCTGGATTATCAGCGCGGGGGCCAAACAGATCATGGCGATCCTGGTGGGCGGCATCGCCGGCGTGCTCTGTTTTATCGGCGGCGTCATGCTGCTGTGGCGACGCCTGTTCAATCCACGCGTGCGGGCCAGCTCCAGCGCCATGGATACCTTTATCATCGCTCTGCTGGTGGTACAGGTCACCCTCGGACTGGCCACCATCGGCCCGGCCCTGGGGCATCTGGACGGCGGTCTGATGCTGCAGCTGGCGCACTGGGCCCAGGCCATCGCTTTCTTCCAGGGTGGCGCCGCCGCTTATCTGGAAGGCGTGGGCTGGATCTACAAGGTGCACATTTTCATCGGCCTGACGATTTTCCTGGTGTTTCCGTTCAGCCGCCTGGTGCACGTCTGGAGCCTGCCGCTGGGTTATCTGTTCCGTCGCTATCAAATCGTCCGCAGGCGGGCCTGA